TGTTGACAATAATCATGTCAGATTTCTTGTCTGTGTTTTGAATACAAGTGTCTGACATATATAGGAATCTATGGAGGAGCTTTTCAGAAGATAAGAGGACCTCCTTTGCTTACCTTGACTGCTTGTGGTTTGCCTTGTATAGGAAACCACACTATAAAGCCAAGGTGATAACATGGATTAAAAAGaagcaaattttttcaaagaaatttgttTTCGTTCCCATAGTTTGCTGGTAGGTTTTTCCATCAACTTGCTGCTGTAAATTTTGTTTCTTGCCAATGCATGGGACTATATTTTATTGTCTTGTTTCTTTTCCCTGAGGTAGGACTATTTTATTGTTTGCAATACCATTTCTTTAGGAATCACTGGAGCCTTTTGATCTTCTGCCACTTTGGTGAGAGCTTGCAATCAAAAACTATAACACCATGCATGTTATTGCTGGATTCACTAGAAATGGGAAATCCAAGGCGTCTTGAACCAGAAATAAGAAAGTATGCATCTAAATAGACCCTGACCACTTGTTTCAGCTAGTAGTTTGTTGAACTTttttgtacttataaaaaaaaaaaagtttgttaaacttttttgttttggtttctttcaGATTTGCAGTGGACATCTATAAAGCAGAGGGCAGGCCTGAGAGTAAAAGCTCTGTTTATAAAATTCCTCTCTTGGTGCCTAAGGTGacaataatgcatgcatgcaattaatATTCACATCAATGCTAGTGTGTTTTGACTTATCTTTGCCTCTGGAAGAATAAGAAAAGGGAAAACGACCTTTTCAGGTTCCTCAACAGAGAAATGGTGAGGAATGTGGCATATATGTTCTCTACTTTATTAACTTGTTCATGGAGGATGCTCCTGAGGATTTTAGCATTGAGGATTATCCTTACTTTGTAAGCTTTCCACCTGTTGTCCTGTTTATTATATAAAGCACTGGACATAGATGTAGTGAGGGAGTTTACCTTTCTGTGATATACTGCAGATGAGAAAAAATTGGTTTACCCTTCAAGGCTTGGAAAGCTTCTGCCAAAAACTTGGCTCCTTGAGAAAGAAAAGGTGATGTTTATAAGCTTTGGCAGATGAAAAGACGCACTTTATCCTGCAAGCACCGCTTTTCTTCCATCTCGccataaataaatagagaagtGATGAACGCGATGATGAATACAGAATTGCGAGGATTGAACTGCTCCATAGCTTTAAGCTCTGCTAGAGGATTACAGATATCAGATAGGTGTAGGTTTACTGTTGTATTTGAGGCAATTGTGTTGTCCACAGATTTACTTTCTAGGATGTATGATTTCAATTAGAGATAGGTAGTTAATGGTGCTAAAAGTCTGAGTTCACCATTTGGCTATGTacgtttttcttctttcatgtTTGTAGAACACCTCTCTCTTCTCTGATCTTCCAAATTGTGAAGTTTTTGAAATCCCCACATTAGCTgggaaaattgtaaaatataagtCTTACATTAGTTGTATGGTAGGTGAAGTTGGATTTTACTGCTTTTGAAACTCCAGAAATGAAAGTGGTGCCTCTACCTCTACCATTGGCTTGTCATTAACAATTTGATCATTTTTAGATGGCAAAACCTTGAGTCGGGTGATGTTATATGAATGATGTTAGAGACATGATCTTTTTTACCATGTTTTCTTTTTACAACTTTGTTTTAAATAGAggttattttcataaaataacttataaataattatagaggCATCATTATTTTATGTCCTCCATTTAAAAcagaattatatatttaaaaaaaaaaatgaagaagaagaggaagaagttgtCGTTGTCAATTCCCCCATCTTTTAGATATGATTTGGTAGACCGGTAAGCCTGTGGTGCTGGGCCAAGAATGGGGGCTTCTTTTCAGACCCAGAAAAAGGAACCTGGGCCCACCGGACTTTACTGGACAATGCTTCTGAATTCCTACGATGTTTTTGAGGAATGGGGGAGGTTCATAAGCCGAAACCCATAAAAGCCCAATTAAGCTAGCAATGGTAATACAAGAGACTGAGATGGGatgaaaaaaaaacagatgcaaaataaaattatttatttgtcttCGCTGCGGACGTTGTTCTTGTTCCACTTCCATCTTCCATGTTCTTGGCTTTACATCTATTATTATTACCATTGCAACTATGCTCAAATCAACACTTGCTCCCGTTTTCTCAATCTTTCCTGCAAAACCCAGAACGCCAAACTTCGTGTACCAAGCTTTTACCAATAATTCCGCGCACAGCACACCAACTGTCCGACAAAATGATTCGCCCGACACTCTCACTTCCGCCCCAGCACCCCAGCTTCCCCCTACTTCAGCATACATCCACCTACCCTTCTGTCGAAAGCGCTGCCACTACTGTGACTTCCCAATTGTCGCTCTCGGCTCTTCTTCTAACCAAATCGATGACGACCCACGAGTGTTAAACTATATACAATTGCTTTGTCGAGAAATTAATGCCACTAGAGTAGAATTTGAGACCAGCCCCTCTCTAGAAACGGTTTTTTTCGGGGGTGGTACGCCTTCACTTGTGCCACCGAGACTTGTGGCGTCGGTTCTCGAAGTTTTGGGGATGAAATTTGGGTTGAGTTCAAATGCTGAAATATCTATGGAGATGGACCCTGGGACTTTTGATTCTAAGAAGATGGAGGAATTGATTGGGTTGGGCGTTAATCGAGTATCTTTGGGAGTTCAGGCATTTCAAGAAGAATTGCTGAAGGTATGTGGAAGGGCACATGGTTTGAATGAGGTCTATGAAGCCATTGAAATTGTTGGGTCATGTGGGGTCGAGAATTGGAGTGTGGatcttatttcatctctccCTCACCAGACACCGGAGATGTGGCGAGAGAGTTTGAGGCTCACCGTTGAGGCGCAACCCACCCATGTTTCCGTATATGATTTACAAGTCGAACAAGGCACGAAATTTGGAAACTTGTAAGTATTAAAATCAGAAGTGAACACATTATTTTTAGCTTCCTTGTGGATTTGAAGTTGATATTGGAGTTGCTTGCAGGTACACACCCGGGGTGTCCCCTCTGCCCTCTGAAACATGGTCTGCTGATTTCTACAGAACGGCTTCAAGAACGCTTTCTAATGCTGGTTACAACCATTATGAAATTAGCAGTTACTGCAAGGATGGCTTTGCGTGCAAACACAATCTTACATATTGGAAGAACATACCTTTCTATGGGTTTGGCCTTGGGTCTGCTAGTTATGTCGGTGGGTTGAGGTTTTCAAGGCCAAGAAAACTAAAAGAATACACGGATTATGTGCAGAATTTGGAGAATGGGGTGGTGGATTGGTGTGGGAACGATACTTTCGATGTCAAGGACATGGCCATGGATGTTCTGATGCTCTCTCTCAGAACTGCAAGAGGCCTAGATCTGAGGTCTTTCAGAGAAACTTATGGTGGCTCTCTTGTTTCCTCTCTTATCAGGGCCTATAAACCTTATCTGGAAAGTGGGCATGTTGTTTGCTTGGATGAGAACAGAAGAGCCTTAACTGCAGATGAACTGGATGCTGCATTACTAGATGAGGACACGATGGAAAGAAAGCTGGCTTATATTCGGCTAAGTGATCCAGATGGTTTCCTTTTATCAAATGAATTGATATCCCTTGCATTTCGGGTAATAGCTCCATAGAACTACGATTCTTCATGGGATTCATTAGTCTTTTCGAAGTGACCAGAATCTGATTCCTACAGCCATTGTCGAAACAATTCTGCCAGTATCATCCTAGGGCCAAGGGCAACCTTCTGTTGAAAGTTTCATAGTGCCTAACTTGTTGCATAAACAATGAGAATCTAAGTTTTGTACACCAGATCGTCTGGTGCTATTACAAAGTATTATGCAGTTCAACCTAGTTGTGATATGGCGTTATTTAGGTGAGTTCCGAAGAGACTGAGTAATCAAATCTGAGACAGGACCAGCTTAACTTACGAGACAGCTGCGTCGGACGATCAAGAAAGAAGCTGTCTACTCTGGGGGCACAACAAGGCAGAGAATGAACAGGGGATGAATTGCATAAAAAGCAAGCAAAAATTTACTTGGAACTTTCTTTGGATTGTTTCCCAGCAGTGGGAAGAACTTTTTCAATTCGTAAGGTGGGCTTTGTCTAAAGAGTTTACACGAGCAAAATGTTCCAACCAATGgaaaactaaataataaaaatgagaattttcACATATCTCTGCCCTTTCATCAACTATTAGATCCTTCTTGAGGGAAAAAAGTGGTTACACCATCGAATGGAATCCTGGCAAGGTTTGCCTCCATTCCTGGTACCTTCAAACACTTGCAATGCAATTCCTTCCTTGTGCCTTTCATGACAAATGCAAATTTACAGAGGAATCTATTGGAAGAAAGCATCACACATAGAATACATCTCGCCATTATCCTCCCTGTTCTCCTCCTTGATTATTGCACCAGCCTAACCTGTAGCAACAAAACAATGGAGCTGTACAACATGAAACCGTTTGAATTGAACTTGCGAAACATTTACTGCTATCCTGTATAAAGGATACTATAAAACAGGCAGCATAACCAAGAATCAGAGGAAACAACGCATATTGATTGTTCTTGCTTTAATAACGAAGCCAGATCCAAGACTAGTAGTGTCTACTTGCGGAAGACTATAATGTAAGACTAGTAGTGTCTACTTTGCTGAAGGCTATAATGTCTATTGAGCTTTAATAATTCCGCAATTATAGACTAATACAAAGATAATTTCCTGCCGTTCCCAACCAATTTCTGTGACAATCTATCTTAGCGTAatggtttatttttctttttgcatacAAATGCTTGAAgtataaaaatcacatttttttactgAAAACAAATTAACCTTGGGACTATATGAACCATTATACCAACAACTGAAAACTTAAGAAATCTATTAAtgtaatatcttattttatacgAAAAGTAAGGGTATAAATTACCAGCTATGAGGGTTTTGCTTTCTGTCCAATTTTAGAGATGCGCCTAAGCTCTTGGGTTTTCTTCCTCGTCTCGCTGCAAAATACACAAagaaaaagttatttaaaaaaaaaaaaaaagcttgtcAAATGAGAAAGGAAAGGCAGAAAAAGGTACCTCTGGTGCAAATAGACGACTAGATAGAAAATAGGGAGCAGCATCAAAGTCAATATTGATATAGCCAGGTAGAATACACTTGTTTTCTTCTGCACAGATGAAAAAGTGGGTAGCTGACATCAACTATGCAGAGAATATCTTAATAGTTATAAATTCCATAAACCAACAGGAAGCCATCTCCTGACATTGtggatttgagagagagagagagagagaggcatgcCAGAAAACCTATATGAGCAAAACATCTATGGACAAGAAGATGAATTTCACTTTTTCTGTAATAACATTGATCAACACAGACTATTAATTGTAAATTGGAGCTCCGCCTTCAAAATCAAAACTACTGCAGTAAGAGAGTGCTCTTACCCTGCCTCCCTTTGGAAAAGGTTTCTGTTTTCCGGAGCAAGTTTGAGCATCACAAAATTGGC
This Carya illinoinensis cultivar Pawnee chromosome 11, C.illinoinensisPawnee_v1, whole genome shotgun sequence DNA region includes the following protein-coding sequences:
- the LOC122281733 gene encoding heme chaperone HemW, whose protein sequence is MLKSTLAPVFSIFPAKPRTPNFVYQAFTNNSAHSTPTVRQNDSPDTLTSAPAPQLPPTSAYIHLPFCRKRCHYCDFPIVALGSSSNQIDDDPRVLNYIQLLCREINATRVEFETSPSLETVFFGGGTPSLVPPRLVASVLEVLGMKFGLSSNAEISMEMDPGTFDSKKMEELIGLGVNRVSLGVQAFQEELLKVCGRAHGLNEVYEAIEIVGSCGVENWSVDLISSLPHQTPEMWRESLRLTVEAQPTHVSVYDLQVEQGTKFGNLYTPGVSPLPSETWSADFYRTASRTLSNAGYNHYEISSYCKDGFACKHNLTYWKNIPFYGFGLGSASYVGGLRFSRPRKLKEYTDYVQNLENGVVDWCGNDTFDVKDMAMDVLMLSLRTARGLDLRSFRETYGGSLVSSLIRAYKPYLESGHVVCLDENRRALTADELDAALLDEDTMERKLAYIRLSDPDGFLLSNELISLAFRVIAP
- the LOC122280576 gene encoding probable ubiquitin-like-specific protease 2A, whose protein sequence is MSKGKRKLVPETIAIDSDNPSSESLDNQMPECFVLSLSGCKKLSEGEAEVPQVVAPFPRRPRTKSRVSPKNAILQEKKIDSGAFEYHFQNLWRSFSEDKRTSFAYLDCLWFALYRKPHYKAKVITWIKKKQIFSKKFVFVPIVCWNHWSLLIFCHFGESLQSKTITPCMLLLDSLEMGNPRRLEPEIRKFAVDIYKAEGRPESKSSVYKIPLLVPKVPQQRNGEECGIYVLYFINLFMEDAPEDFSIEDYPYFMRKNWFTLQGLESFCQKLGSLRKKR